A genomic stretch from Chloroflexota bacterium includes:
- a CDS encoding nitroreductase family deazaflavin-dependent oxidoreductase: MSNQTTASSAVDERIARALTRGHTIDITTIGRRSGQPRRVELVFHNMDGRIIISGLPGRRSWYANLLANPRLIFHLKRAVQADLPATARAIVEPVERRAVMERVAQNWRRTDLDVMLQRSPLVEVTFDKAA; the protein is encoded by the coding sequence ATGAGCAACCAAACCACCGCGAGCAGCGCCGTCGACGAGCGCATCGCGCGGGCCCTGACACGGGGCCACACCATCGACATCACCACCATCGGACGCCGGAGCGGCCAGCCGCGACGGGTCGAGCTCGTCTTCCACAACATGGACGGCCGCATCATCATCAGCGGCCTCCCGGGACGCCGCAGCTGGTACGCCAATCTGCTCGCCAATCCCCGCCTCATCTTTCACCTCAAGCGAGCGGTACAGGCTGACCTGCCGGCCACGGCCCGGGCGATCGTCGAGCCGGTCGAGCGAAGGGCGGTCATGGAGCGGGTGGCGCAGAACTGGCGCCGCACTGACCTCGACGTGATGCTGCAACGCTCACCCCTGGTCGAGGTCACGTTCGACAAGGCGGCGTAA
- a CDS encoding DEAD/DEAH box helicase — protein MSGTDPLAPFSAPTRAWFAEAFAEPTRAQVLGWAAVSAGRHTLLHAPTGSGKTLAAFLWCLDRLFTDAARRPRERRLRVLYVSPLKALTYDVERNLRAPLAGIRRTAERLGTELPEVRVASRTGDTPAEARRQLVRDPPEILVTTPESLYLLLTSQAREALRGVEYVIVDEVHAMAGTKRGAHLAISLERLCALTDAEPQRIGLSATQRPLSAIAAFLGGTGRVVEVADAGAGKTLELEVIVPVEDLSHLADGAAEDDAPEKRHSIWPSIYPALLELIRAHRSTLVFVNSRRLAERMSSRLNELAGEELVLAHHGSIAREQRLRIEEELKAGRLPALVATSSLELGIDMGAIDLVVQIEAPPSVAAGLQRIGRAGHQVGEPSIGKIFPNHRSGLLEAAVVVRRMLDGAIEETRIPRNPLDVLAQQIVAICSVDPWTVDALHGLLIRAEPFRDLSRQQLEGVLDMLSGRYPSDEFAELKPRVVWDRGADTIQSRNDARVVAVVSGGTIPDRGLFGVFLAGEEGGKGHRVGELDEEMVYESRVGEVFLLGASSWRIDEIRADRVIVTPAPGQPGKMPFWHGDALGRPVELGRAIGAFVREMDGLEPAVAEARLRDDHFLDERAARNLLAYLAEQREATGTLPSDQVVVVERFRDELGDWRVCLLSPFGGRVHAPWAMAIEARLAEQGQLVQTIWTDDGIALRLPEATEPPPEDLFLLDPDEIERLVTDALGGTALFASRFRENAARALLLPRRRPGQRTPLWMQRQRSSDLLAVASRYGSFPIILETYREVLRDVFDLPALGDVLRGIRARQMRVVSVETSSASPFASGLLFNWVAAYMYEGDAPLAERRAQALALDPELLAELLGEEELRELLDPAATADLELELQGLVGGRRVRTLDGIHDLLRRVGDLRSDEVAARTDLPDPLAALAALEADRRIVRLRLGGEPRWIGIEDVARYRDAVGASPPAGVAETWLEATGDGQPPLDGLLLRWARTHAPFMAGAPAGRWGVATERVGERLRVLVESGALVEGSFRPGESEHEFADPEVMRALRRRSLARLRREVEPVPVEALARFLPAWHGIGSRASGASRLLEVITQLEGYPIPASILERDVLASRVAGYAPRLLDELGAAGEVVWIGRGPIGRDDGRLALFRRERAELLASAGAFEPGDRPSGPLHDAIRQQLERRGATFFGPLRVNVRDARTDDELLDALWDLVWSGEVTNDTLAPLRALSLPRSRSRTKRPGRPGGTGPPRAAGRWSLVADLVGEGRSPTERSHAQALALLERHGVVTREAVLAEGLAGGFASVYPVLKAMEEAGRARRGYFVAGLGAAQFAMPGAVDRLRAARDTDAEGGPEILILAAADPAQPYGASLPWPRDAESERLSLARAPGAYVVTADGVPALYVERGGRGLVTLPAVREEEIASLALAALPRLLAPSGPLKELRLERVDRAPPGESVLAGALRGLGFRPSYRSWLLRP, from the coding sequence GTGTCCGGGACCGATCCTCTCGCACCCTTCTCGGCGCCCACTCGGGCCTGGTTCGCCGAGGCCTTCGCCGAACCGACCCGCGCGCAGGTTCTGGGCTGGGCAGCCGTCTCTGCCGGGCGGCATACCCTGCTGCACGCCCCGACCGGGAGCGGCAAGACATTGGCCGCCTTCCTTTGGTGCCTCGACCGCCTCTTCACCGATGCGGCACGTCGCCCCCGCGAACGGCGATTGCGGGTCCTGTACGTCTCGCCGCTCAAGGCCCTCACCTACGACGTGGAGCGCAACCTGCGCGCCCCGCTGGCCGGCATCCGGCGCACGGCCGAGCGCCTGGGCACGGAACTGCCGGAGGTGCGCGTCGCGTCGCGGACGGGTGACACTCCGGCCGAAGCGCGGCGCCAACTCGTGCGCGACCCGCCCGAGATCCTCGTCACCACGCCCGAATCGCTCTACCTGTTGCTGACCAGCCAGGCGCGCGAGGCGCTGCGCGGCGTCGAGTACGTGATCGTCGACGAGGTGCACGCCATGGCCGGCACCAAGCGTGGGGCGCACCTGGCGATATCCCTGGAACGCCTCTGCGCCCTGACCGACGCCGAGCCGCAACGGATCGGCCTGTCCGCCACGCAGCGCCCGCTATCGGCGATCGCCGCCTTCCTGGGCGGCACGGGTCGGGTGGTGGAAGTTGCCGATGCGGGTGCCGGCAAGACCCTCGAGCTGGAGGTGATCGTCCCGGTCGAGGATCTCAGCCACCTTGCCGACGGGGCCGCCGAGGACGACGCCCCGGAGAAGCGCCACTCGATCTGGCCGAGCATCTACCCGGCTCTGCTGGAGCTGATCCGGGCGCATCGGTCCACCCTGGTATTCGTCAACTCGCGTCGCCTGGCGGAGCGCATGAGCAGCCGCCTGAACGAGCTGGCCGGCGAGGAGCTGGTGCTGGCGCATCACGGCAGCATCGCTCGCGAGCAGCGGCTGCGGATCGAGGAGGAGCTGAAGGCCGGGCGGCTGCCGGCGCTGGTGGCGACCTCCAGCCTCGAGCTGGGGATCGACATGGGAGCGATCGACCTGGTCGTGCAGATCGAGGCGCCGCCCAGCGTGGCCGCAGGACTGCAGCGAATCGGGCGGGCGGGGCACCAGGTCGGCGAACCCTCGATCGGCAAGATCTTCCCGAACCACCGCAGCGGCCTGCTGGAGGCCGCCGTGGTGGTGCGCCGCATGCTCGACGGGGCGATCGAGGAGACGCGCATCCCACGCAACCCGCTCGACGTCCTGGCGCAGCAGATCGTGGCCATCTGCTCCGTGGATCCCTGGACGGTGGACGCGCTGCACGGGCTCCTCATCCGGGCCGAGCCGTTCCGCGACCTCTCACGGCAGCAGCTCGAGGGGGTGCTCGACATGCTCTCCGGCCGCTACCCGTCCGACGAATTCGCCGAGCTGAAGCCCCGCGTGGTGTGGGATCGGGGCGCCGATACGATACAGAGCCGGAACGACGCCCGGGTGGTGGCCGTCGTCTCGGGCGGGACGATCCCGGATCGAGGTCTCTTCGGCGTCTTCCTGGCCGGGGAGGAGGGCGGCAAGGGACACCGCGTCGGCGAGCTTGACGAGGAGATGGTCTACGAGAGCCGGGTCGGCGAGGTGTTCCTGCTCGGCGCCTCGTCCTGGCGCATCGACGAGATCCGCGCTGACCGCGTCATCGTCACGCCCGCTCCCGGGCAGCCCGGGAAGATGCCGTTCTGGCATGGCGACGCTCTGGGCCGTCCGGTCGAGCTGGGGCGGGCCATCGGGGCCTTCGTGCGTGAGATGGACGGCCTGGAGCCTGCCGTCGCCGAGGCTCGGCTGCGCGACGACCACTTCCTGGACGAGCGGGCCGCGCGGAACCTGCTCGCCTACCTCGCCGAGCAGCGCGAGGCAACCGGCACCCTGCCCTCGGACCAGGTCGTGGTGGTCGAGCGCTTCCGCGACGAGCTCGGCGACTGGCGGGTCTGCCTCCTGTCGCCGTTCGGAGGCCGCGTGCATGCCCCCTGGGCGATGGCCATCGAGGCGCGCCTCGCCGAACAGGGGCAGCTGGTGCAGACGATCTGGACCGATGACGGCATCGCCCTGCGCCTGCCGGAGGCAACGGAGCCGCCGCCCGAGGATCTCTTCCTGCTCGATCCCGACGAGATCGAGCGATTGGTGACCGATGCGCTGGGCGGAACCGCTCTCTTCGCCTCGCGCTTCCGCGAAAACGCGGCGCGTGCGCTGCTCCTCCCACGCCGGCGACCGGGCCAGCGCACGCCGCTCTGGATGCAGCGCCAGCGATCCTCCGACCTGCTGGCGGTGGCGAGCCGCTACGGCTCGTTCCCGATCATCCTCGAGACGTACCGCGAGGTCCTGCGTGACGTCTTCGACCTCCCTGCGCTGGGCGACGTGCTGCGAGGGATCCGCGCCCGCCAGATGCGGGTGGTCAGCGTCGAGACGAGCTCGGCGTCCCCGTTTGCCTCCGGGCTCCTGTTCAACTGGGTCGCCGCCTACATGTACGAGGGCGACGCCCCACTGGCGGAGCGACGTGCGCAGGCCTTGGCGCTGGACCCCGAGCTGCTCGCCGAGCTGCTCGGCGAGGAGGAGCTCCGGGAGCTGCTCGATCCCGCAGCGACCGCCGATCTCGAGCTCGAACTGCAGGGCCTCGTGGGCGGGCGGCGGGTGCGCACCCTCGACGGGATCCACGACCTGTTGCGGCGGGTCGGCGACCTGCGATCCGACGAGGTTGCCGCGCGGACCGACCTTCCCGACCCGCTGGCGGCGCTCGCCGCGCTCGAGGCAGATCGCCGCATCGTGCGGCTGCGCCTGGGCGGCGAGCCGCGCTGGATCGGGATCGAGGACGTGGCGCGATACCGCGATGCCGTTGGCGCCAGCCCACCGGCCGGCGTGGCGGAGACCTGGCTGGAGGCCACTGGCGATGGGCAGCCGCCGCTGGACGGACTGCTGCTGCGCTGGGCCCGGACACACGCCCCGTTCATGGCCGGCGCCCCGGCCGGGCGCTGGGGAGTCGCCACGGAGCGCGTCGGCGAGCGGTTGCGGGTCCTGGTCGAGTCCGGCGCGCTGGTGGAGGGATCGTTCCGCCCCGGCGAGTCGGAGCATGAGTTCGCCGATCCCGAGGTGATGCGCGCCCTGCGCCGGCGCTCGCTGGCGCGGCTGCGTCGCGAGGTCGAGCCGGTGCCGGTCGAGGCACTCGCCCGCTTCCTGCCCGCCTGGCATGGAATCGGCAGCCGAGCGTCGGGCGCCTCGCGTCTGCTCGAGGTCATCACCCAGCTGGAGGGCTATCCAATCCCGGCCTCGATCCTCGAGCGCGATGTGCTCGCGTCACGCGTGGCCGGCTACGCGCCGCGACTCCTCGATGAGCTCGGCGCGGCGGGGGAGGTCGTCTGGATCGGGCGTGGGCCGATCGGCCGCGACGACGGCCGCCTGGCGCTCTTCCGCCGGGAGCGGGCCGAACTGCTCGCATCGGCTGGGGCGTTCGAGCCCGGCGACCGACCGAGCGGCCCGCTGCACGACGCCATCCGGCAGCAGCTCGAGCGTCGCGGGGCGACCTTCTTCGGCCCGCTTCGGGTGAACGTCCGGGACGCCCGCACCGACGATGAGCTGCTGGACGCGCTGTGGGACCTGGTCTGGTCGGGTGAGGTCACGAATGACACGCTGGCGCCGCTCCGCGCGCTGTCGCTGCCGCGCTCGCGCTCACGCACGAAGCGACCGGGGCGCCCCGGCGGCACCGGGCCGCCGCGCGCCGCCGGCCGCTGGTCGCTGGTGGCCGACCTGGTCGGCGAGGGCCGCTCTCCCACCGAGCGCAGCCATGCCCAGGCGCTCGCTCTCCTCGAGCGACACGGCGTGGTCACCCGGGAGGCAGTGCTTGCCGAGGGGCTCGCCGGTGGCTTTGCCTCCGTCTATCCCGTCCTCAAGGCGATGGAGGAGGCCGGGCGGGCCCGGCGCGGGTACTTCGTGGCGGGCCTTGGCGCGGCGCAGTTCGCGATGCCGGGAGCGGTCGATCGCCTGCGCGCGGCGCGGGACACGGACGCGGAGGGCGGTCCGGAGATCCTGATCCTGGCGGCCGCTGACCCGGCCCAGCCATACGGCGCCTCGCTGCCGTGGCCGCGCGACGCCGAGTCCGAGCGCCTGTCGTTGGCGCGGGCTCCGGGTGCCTACGTCGTGACCGCGGACGGCGTCCCCGCCCTGTATGTCGAGCGCGGTGGGCGCGGTCTGGTAACGCTGCCCGCCGTGAGGGAGGAGGAGATAGCGTCGCTCGCGCTGGCAGCGCTGCCACGGCTGCTCGCCCCATCCGGTCCGCTGAAGGAATTGCGCCTCGAGCGAGTGGACCGGGCGCCGCCTGGGGAATCGGTGCTGGCCGGTGCGCTGCGCGGCCTGGGGTTCCGACCTTCGTATCGGTCCTGGCTGCTGCGGCCCTGA
- a CDS encoding energy-coupling factor transporter transmembrane component T, with protein MRAAFPYLGRGSWLSRRDPRVLILAPLLVVFGAIQLRDVRQLGVVLILALGYYATAGIPWRSVRLQWTYLIVVIAVFALVNALITGGQSGTFAGASTHVILTIPPFGAELTAEGISLGASQLVRYLAFAAVGFPVAYAVAPGDMGVALRRLGIGDRIAVMVDLTIRFIPTLAAEVVETIDAQRVRGYDPTARKGGLISRLRRAAPILVPVTVGSIAGAEDTIDAMDLRAFGVQRRTWLRELRYGRSDWAVIGLFVAFVAAATFLNFSGRSPHYLLPFLVGG; from the coding sequence ATGCGGGCTGCGTTCCCCTATCTCGGGCGAGGGTCCTGGCTTTCACGCCGGGACCCTCGCGTTTTGATCCTCGCACCGCTCCTCGTGGTGTTCGGGGCCATCCAGCTGCGAGATGTGCGCCAATTGGGTGTCGTGCTGATCCTGGCCCTTGGCTACTACGCCACCGCCGGCATCCCGTGGCGCTCGGTCCGCCTGCAGTGGACGTACCTGATCGTGGTGATCGCGGTCTTCGCCCTCGTCAACGCATTGATCACCGGTGGACAATCCGGCACCTTCGCGGGCGCCTCGACCCACGTGATCCTGACGATCCCGCCGTTCGGAGCCGAACTGACCGCAGAGGGGATCAGCCTGGGCGCCAGCCAGCTGGTTCGCTACCTCGCATTCGCGGCGGTGGGGTTTCCGGTGGCCTACGCCGTCGCGCCCGGCGATATGGGAGTCGCCCTCCGACGCCTGGGCATCGGCGATCGGATCGCGGTGATGGTCGACCTGACCATCCGGTTCATTCCAACCCTGGCGGCGGAGGTCGTCGAGACAATTGACGCGCAACGTGTTCGTGGGTATGACCCCACCGCTCGCAAGGGCGGGCTCATCAGCAGGCTGCGCCGCGCCGCACCGATCCTCGTCCCCGTCACGGTGGGCTCGATCGCCGGAGCGGAGGACACGATCGATGCCATGGATCTGCGCGCCTTTGGCGTGCAGCGCCGCACATGGCTGCGCGAACTGCGCTACGGTCGATCAGACTGGGCCGTCATCGGCCTGTTCGTGGCCTTCGTTGCCGCCGCCACCTTCCTGAATTTCAGCGGTCGCTCGCCGCACTACCTGCTGCCGTTCCTGGTGGGCGGGTAG
- a CDS encoding ECF transporter S component has protein sequence MSMEKPDGAWSLTTRVIVYSAIGAALYAVLNWATFAIQIPGTQNVNIRPQFGLVTFFGFAFGPLAGFLVGFVGNTLGDQLAYGSAFGSWWWSVAGGLAGLVAGLFPFWMASRMTTLNSRAVTSAVAGVVGTVIGFLFIWIELIIQPELGFNTILTTEYIPTVIGNSIAAAVVTPILVYAWEPLREQLGR, from the coding sequence ATGAGCATGGAAAAGCCCGATGGGGCCTGGTCACTGACCACGCGTGTGATCGTCTACTCGGCGATCGGCGCTGCGCTGTACGCGGTTCTCAACTGGGCGACATTTGCCATCCAGATCCCTGGAACCCAGAACGTCAACATTCGCCCGCAGTTCGGCCTGGTCACGTTCTTCGGCTTCGCCTTCGGCCCACTTGCAGGCTTTCTGGTGGGCTTCGTCGGGAACACCCTGGGAGATCAGCTGGCCTACGGGAGCGCGTTTGGCTCGTGGTGGTGGAGCGTGGCCGGCGGGCTTGCCGGACTGGTAGCGGGCCTCTTCCCGTTCTGGATGGCCAGCCGCATGACGACCCTGAACAGCAGGGCGGTGACCTCAGCGGTTGCTGGGGTGGTCGGCACGGTCATCGGGTTCCTCTTCATCTGGATCGAGCTGATCATCCAGCCCGAGCTGGGTTTCAACACGATCCTCACCACCGAGTACATCCCAACCGTGATCGGCAACTCGATTGCTGCGGCCGTCGTGACGCCGATCCTGGTGTATGCGTGGGAGCCGCTTCGCGAGCAGCTCGGACGCTGA
- a CDS encoding ATP-binding cassette domain-containing protein, whose amino-acid sequence MADGPLLEVESLTFRYRRATEPAIRDLSFTVQAGEVLLVAGPSGCGKSTLIRAINGLIPHAYRGELSGRVAIDGRATADLRLRDLALLVGTVLQDPRKQLVASTVEGELAFGPENLGVPRAEIRRRLVELAAASGIDHLTSRTTDELSGGESQQLAIAGALMLQPRLLVLDEPLANLDPAAAHRLLALVRRLADNGTAVVIVEHRVEDVLDALPDRVLYLEDGSPHYLGGVEGFLAMADPASVKLPFAIVLERAIGQQHRAAAASRAVAKGMDAGPARLEWSAVDAGYDGRQVLHEVSASLGKRETVAVLGPNGSGKTTLFKAAIGLIQTMHGEIVVDGEPTAGRSVADLAGTFGYVFQNPSQMLFARTVRDEILFGPINLARDPARFDSLVTDALTRVNLADEPDIQSRPPLTLSFGQQKRLAIAVALAIEPRTLVLDEPSSGQDHRSATGFMKEVERIEGLESVYFVTHDADLALAHADRILLMRDGRIVADGPPLEVIADRDRWTACNLRYTSLMEANTEWGSRTGSFLAAEELAGWIVARSKREAGEIGQALG is encoded by the coding sequence ATGGCCGACGGCCCGCTGCTCGAGGTCGAATCCCTCACCTTTCGCTATCGACGCGCCACCGAGCCGGCGATTCGGGACCTCTCGTTCACCGTCCAGGCAGGTGAAGTGCTCCTGGTGGCTGGACCCTCCGGCTGCGGCAAGTCCACCCTGATTCGCGCCATCAACGGCCTGATCCCGCACGCGTACCGAGGCGAGCTCTCAGGTCGCGTGGCAATCGACGGCCGGGCCACAGCTGACCTCCGACTCCGCGACCTCGCCCTGCTGGTGGGCACGGTTCTCCAGGATCCGCGCAAGCAGCTCGTGGCATCCACGGTTGAGGGCGAGCTGGCCTTCGGTCCGGAAAACCTGGGAGTCCCCAGGGCAGAGATTCGTCGGCGCCTGGTGGAGCTCGCGGCGGCGAGCGGCATCGACCATCTCACCTCACGGACCACCGACGAGCTGTCGGGTGGGGAGAGCCAGCAGCTGGCGATCGCCGGCGCGCTCATGCTGCAGCCGCGCCTGCTGGTCCTCGACGAGCCGCTGGCCAACCTCGATCCGGCTGCTGCGCACCGCCTCCTGGCGCTGGTGCGACGGCTGGCTGACAACGGCACGGCCGTCGTGATCGTCGAACACCGGGTCGAGGACGTCCTCGACGCCCTGCCGGATCGCGTGCTCTACCTCGAGGATGGATCGCCGCACTACCTCGGCGGGGTGGAGGGCTTTCTGGCCATGGCCGATCCTGCGAGCGTGAAGCTTCCCTTCGCCATCGTGCTCGAGCGTGCGATTGGGCAGCAGCATCGGGCGGCGGCTGCGTCGCGAGCCGTGGCCAAGGGTATGGACGCCGGACCCGCACGACTGGAGTGGTCAGCGGTTGACGCCGGCTACGACGGCAGGCAGGTCCTCCACGAGGTCAGCGCGTCGCTCGGCAAGCGGGAGACGGTCGCCGTGCTCGGACCAAATGGATCCGGCAAGACGACGCTGTTCAAGGCCGCCATCGGCCTCATCCAGACGATGCATGGCGAGATCGTCGTGGACGGGGAGCCGACCGCCGGCCGCAGCGTCGCCGACCTGGCGGGCACGTTCGGCTACGTGTTCCAGAATCCATCCCAGATGCTCTTTGCTCGCACCGTTCGCGACGAGATCCTGTTCGGACCGATCAACCTGGCAAGGGACCCTGCCCGCTTTGACTCGTTGGTGACCGATGCCCTGACACGCGTCAACCTGGCAGACGAGCCGGATATCCAGTCGCGGCCACCGCTTACCCTGTCGTTCGGGCAGCAGAAGCGCCTGGCGATCGCGGTAGCGCTGGCCATTGAGCCACGCACGCTGGTGCTTGACGAGCCGTCCTCGGGGCAGGACCATCGGAGCGCAACGGGGTTCATGAAGGAGGTTGAGAGGATCGAGGGACTCGAAAGCGTCTATTTCGTGACGCATGATGCAGACCTGGCACTGGCCCACGCCGATCGAATCCTGCTGATGCGCGACGGTCGAATCGTCGCCGACGGGCCGCCACTGGAGGTGATCGCGGACCGCGATCGCTGGACCGCATGCAATCTCCGCTACACATCGCTGATGGAGGCGAACACGGAGTGGGGCAGCAGGACCGGGTCATTCCTGGCCGCCGAAGAGCTTGCAGGCTGGATCGTGGCCAGGTCAAAGAGGGAGGCGGGGGAGATCGGTCAGGCGCTCGGTTGA
- a CDS encoding SAM-dependent chlorinase/fluorinase, translated as MTDRPFISFMTDFGVGSSAPAVCRGVMLDIAPDARLVDVTHAIRHFALRDGAFLLARSVPYFPIGVHVAVVDPGVGTARRPIALQVGRGDYLVGPDNGLLVPAAHALGGIVAARALENRALWLPSVSHTFHGRDIFAPVAAHLAGGTPFETVGPTLDPTDITQLELPIATPRDGGLDTSVLLIDAFGNCRLAGETSDLVTAFGEMERGRWFDLVLPARRAHHAARVKVPWVATFADVAVGSPLLFEDADYAGPALAVNLGSAAEQLGLDLDTPVRLEPA; from the coding sequence ATGACCGACCGACCGTTCATCTCGTTCATGACCGACTTCGGTGTCGGCTCGAGCGCGCCAGCGGTGTGCCGTGGCGTGATGCTTGACATCGCCCCCGACGCGCGATTGGTCGACGTGACCCACGCAATCCGCCATTTCGCGTTGCGGGACGGGGCGTTCCTGCTGGCGCGCAGCGTCCCGTACTTCCCGATCGGCGTCCACGTGGCCGTCGTCGACCCGGGGGTCGGCACGGCCCGTCGGCCGATTGCCCTGCAGGTGGGTCGCGGCGACTACCTGGTAGGGCCTGACAACGGGCTGCTGGTGCCGGCTGCTCATGCCCTGGGTGGCATCGTGGCGGCGCGAGCCCTCGAGAACCGCGCACTCTGGCTGCCGAGTGTGTCGCATACCTTCCACGGGCGCGACATCTTCGCGCCGGTTGCGGCACACCTCGCCGGTGGCACGCCATTCGAAACGGTCGGCCCCACGCTCGACCCGACCGACATTACACAGCTCGAGTTGCCGATAGCCACGCCCCGCGACGGCGGACTCGACACGTCGGTCCTGCTCATCGACGCATTCGGCAACTGTCGTCTCGCGGGCGAGACCTCGGACCTGGTCACCGCCTTCGGCGAGATGGAACGCGGCCGCTGGTTCGACCTCGTCCTTCCGGCGCGCCGCGCGCACCATGCGGCACGCGTGAAGGTGCCGTGGGTGGCGACCTTCGCGGACGTCGCGGTCGGCTCGCCACTCCTCTTCGAGGATGCCGACTACGCCGGGCCGGCACTGGCCGTCAACCTCGGATCGGCCGCCGAGCAGCTTGGTCTCGATCTCGACACCCCCGTGCGACTCGAGCCTGCCTGA
- a CDS encoding MBL fold metallo-hydrolase — MGITLQFLGAVGTVTGSQFLVTAGDRRIVVDCGMFQGSPDEVSRNRLPFAFEPAALDAVLLTHAHFDHCGRIPALVKAGFRGPIYATSGTADLAEIVLRDAAKLQEEAESRWRRKHPDQAATHDADLASEVAAVENNAEMPARLRAAPAEGTTMTRVALYSMADVEQTATQFRPVGYDTRVEVLDGVTAIFRDAGHILGSSIIELRISEGAAETTIVFSGDLGRDETPILRDPTPISHGDFVLVESTYGNREHAPHEQAIEELATAINEVATDRGVLLVPSFAIGRTQELVWVLDELHRNQRIPRLPLYLDSPMASRASDVYLRHPEDYDEETAVLLRSGESPLAYPGETYTNEVDESKGIRTQPRPLMIVASSGMLTGGRIMHHLKDFLPDPACTLLFIGYQGEGTLGRHIQSGAKAAKIDGVAYEIKCRVRVISGFSAHADKHELDDWLGNFAKAGGANGGDGKPKRVFVTHGDPDAAEAFATRIRSLGLEAHLPAYLETVQLR; from the coding sequence ATGGGCATCACCCTGCAGTTCCTCGGTGCCGTGGGAACGGTCACCGGCTCTCAGTTCCTGGTCACCGCAGGTGATCGCCGCATCGTCGTCGACTGCGGCATGTTCCAGGGCTCGCCGGATGAGGTCAGCCGCAATCGGTTGCCGTTCGCCTTTGAGCCCGCGGCCCTCGATGCCGTGCTCTTGACCCACGCCCATTTCGACCATTGCGGCCGCATCCCGGCCCTGGTCAAGGCGGGCTTCCGCGGACCGATCTACGCCACCTCGGGCACCGCCGACCTCGCCGAGATCGTCCTGCGCGACGCCGCCAAGCTCCAGGAAGAGGCCGAATCGCGCTGGCGCAGGAAGCACCCGGACCAGGCGGCCACGCACGATGCCGACTTGGCCAGTGAGGTGGCCGCGGTCGAGAACAACGCCGAGATGCCCGCCAGGCTGCGAGCGGCGCCCGCCGAGGGGACAACGATGACGCGCGTCGCCCTCTATTCGATGGCCGACGTCGAGCAGACCGCGACCCAGTTCAGGCCGGTTGGCTATGACACCCGGGTGGAGGTGCTCGACGGTGTCACGGCCATCTTTCGTGATGCAGGTCACATCCTCGGCTCGTCGATCATCGAGCTGCGGATCAGCGAGGGGGCGGCCGAAACCACGATCGTCTTCTCCGGCGACCTCGGGCGCGACGAGACGCCGATCCTGCGCGACCCGACGCCAATCAGCCACGGCGACTTCGTGCTGGTCGAGTCGACCTACGGCAACCGCGAGCACGCGCCGCACGAGCAGGCCATCGAAGAGCTGGCGACGGCGATCAACGAGGTCGCCACCGATCGCGGGGTGCTGCTGGTCCCCAGCTTCGCGATTGGGCGCACGCAGGAACTGGTCTGGGTGCTCGACGAGCTCCATCGCAACCAGCGCATTCCGCGCCTGCCGCTCTACCTCGACTCCCCCATGGCAAGCCGCGCCAGCGACGTGTATCTCCGTCACCCGGAGGATTACGACGAGGAGACCGCCGTCCTGCTGCGCTCCGGGGAATCCCCGCTCGCCTATCCCGGCGAGACCTACACCAACGAGGTTGACGAGTCGAAGGGGATCAGGACCCAGCCGCGGCCGCTGATGATCGTCGCCAGCTCCGGGATGCTCACCGGCGGGCGGATCATGCATCACCTCAAGGACTTCCTGCCGGACCCCGCCTGCACGCTGCTGTTCATCGGCTACCAGGGCGAGGGGACGCTCGGACGTCACATCCAATCGGGCGCCAAGGCGGCCAAGATCGACGGTGTGGCGTATGAGATCAAGTGCCGGGTGCGCGTGATCTCGGGCTTTTCCGCGCACGCCGATAAGCACGAGCTCGACGACTGGCTCGGCAATTTCGCGAAGGCGGGCGGCGCCAATGGCGGCGACGGCAAGCCGAAGCGAGTGTTCGTCACCCATGGCGACCCCGATGCGGCCGAGGCCTTTGCCACACGGATCCGTTCCTTGGGGCTGGAGGCTCATCTGCCGGCCTACCTGGAGACAGTCCAGCTGCGCTGA